Proteins encoded within one genomic window of Bradyrhizobium sp. 186:
- a CDS encoding nuclear transport factor 2 family protein, translating to MNRLLTLALLALLVGATATPAPAANVTETELMQAATALAQQYDANYAAKNPAGMAALYASDGVLVAPSGSIVRGRQALTTYYASRFASGARGHAIKVVEAHVQGNGGYGLTQFTVTVPGANGNLREEHGSIVVVYRRDADGWHMRLVEPSVPESADQ from the coding sequence ATGAACAGATTGCTCACCCTTGCCCTGCTTGCCCTGCTGGTCGGCGCTACGGCCACCCCGGCCCCGGCGGCGAATGTTACGGAAACGGAATTGATGCAGGCGGCGACCGCGCTGGCTCAGCAATATGACGCCAATTACGCCGCCAAGAATCCCGCTGGCATGGCCGCGCTCTACGCCTCGGACGGCGTGCTGGTCGCACCGTCCGGCTCGATCGTGCGTGGCCGACAGGCCCTCACGACCTATTATGCCAGCCGCTTCGCCTCCGGTGCCCGGGGCCACGCGATCAAAGTCGTCGAAGCGCATGTCCAGGGCAATGGCGGGTACGGCCTTACCCAATTCACCGTCACGGTGCCGGGCGCGAATGGCAATCTTCGCGAAGAGCACGGCAGCATCGTCGTGGTCTATCGACGCGACGCCGATGGATGGCACATGCGCCTCGTCGAACCGAGCGTGCCGGAGTCGGCCGACCAATAG
- a CDS encoding efflux RND transporter permease subunit gives MSLVSFALRRPISLLTMVIAVALVGFLAVDRMSRDIFPDIGVPVLYVAQPYGGMDPAQMEGFIVNYYEYHFLYITGIEHVESKSIQGVGLIKLQFHPGTNMAQATAETVGYVDRARAFMPTGTVPPFVMRFDGGSVPVGDLVFSSKTKTVAELQDAALFKVRPLFATLPGVSAPPPFGSSQRTILVRLDPEKLRSYNMSPDEVVQALSAGNTVSPSGNVRIGNLMPMVPVNSVVGDFKGLNNIPIRSHGTQTIFIRDVGSVEDGADIQTGYALVNGRRTVYIPVTKRADASTLAVVQAVKGNLPRFQSVLPDDVEVSYQFDQSPYVTRAIQGLFVEGALGAVLTGLMVLLFLRDWRSSLVVVLNIPLAILASVTALWVSGQTINIMTLGGLALAVGILVDEATVTIENIHTRLADGRSLARAASEATAETTLPRFVAMLCILAVFIPAFFMTGAAHNLFVPLALAVGFSMVGSYLLSSTFVPVLSVWMLRNPSTHHGPQETFFDRLRARYDQFARAVMKRRRTIVLSYLVICGATIFLIGGSLGTEIFPIVDTGQFQLHLRAPAGTRIERTEQIALQTLDVIKREVGPDNVDISLGFVGTQPPNYPINTIYLWSSGSEEAVLQVQLKRGAGIGIEELKERLRQKLPQELAGVRFSFEPSDIVSQVMSFGAPTPIEVAVSGPNLADSRQYADKLRAKLSQVPTLRDLGFEQELDYPTVKVAVDRERAGVLGVTADDVAKSVVAGTSSSRYTSANYWPDPKSGIGYQVQVEIPEHQMNSLEEVKNLPIARRSGQQIDLRNVAGVTDGTALGEYDRYNMQRMLTLSANIYGEDLGRAAARVQQAISDTGKPSDRVNVTVRGQVQPMAEMFGGLRLGLLMAVGVILLLLTANFQSFRLSLAVGLTIPAVLTGVVLMLWLTRTTLNIQSFMGAIMAIGVAVANAILLVTFAERSRVEGREPWEAAIEGARSRLRPILMTSFAMLAGMVPMALGLGEGGEQSAPLGRAVIGGLLGATCATLVILPAILAMLQSRHAPVSASLDPDDPHSHYFEPEQRLGPAWDRHDGRAEHHARAAE, from the coding sequence ATGAGCTTGGTGTCGTTTGCATTGCGACGTCCGATCTCGCTTTTGACGATGGTCATAGCCGTCGCGTTGGTGGGTTTTCTGGCGGTCGATCGCATGTCTCGGGACATCTTCCCTGATATCGGGGTGCCCGTGCTGTATGTGGCGCAGCCTTACGGCGGCATGGACCCGGCGCAGATGGAAGGGTTCATCGTCAATTATTATGAGTACCACTTCCTCTACATCACCGGCATCGAACATGTGGAAAGCAAATCGATTCAGGGCGTCGGGCTGATCAAGCTCCAATTCCATCCCGGCACGAACATGGCGCAGGCTACGGCCGAGACGGTTGGTTACGTCGACCGCGCCCGCGCTTTCATGCCCACGGGAACCGTGCCGCCGTTCGTGATGCGGTTCGACGGTGGGAGCGTCCCGGTCGGCGACCTCGTCTTCTCCAGCAAGACGAAAACAGTCGCCGAGCTCCAGGATGCGGCGCTCTTCAAAGTGCGCCCGTTGTTCGCGACCTTGCCAGGCGTGTCGGCCCCGCCGCCGTTTGGTTCGAGCCAGCGCACCATCCTCGTTCGCCTGGATCCGGAGAAGCTGCGTTCCTACAACATGTCGCCGGACGAGGTGGTGCAGGCGCTGAGTGCCGGTAACACGGTCAGCCCATCCGGTAACGTCCGGATCGGCAACCTCATGCCAATGGTGCCGGTCAACTCCGTTGTGGGGGATTTCAAGGGTCTGAACAACATTCCCATCCGCTCGCACGGAACGCAAACGATCTTCATCCGCGATGTCGGATCGGTCGAAGACGGCGCCGACATCCAGACCGGCTACGCGTTGGTGAATGGGCGCCGCACAGTCTATATCCCCGTGACCAAGCGAGCGGACGCTTCGACACTCGCGGTCGTCCAGGCCGTCAAAGGCAATTTGCCACGCTTCCAATCCGTCCTGCCCGATGATGTTGAGGTCAGTTACCAGTTCGACCAGTCTCCCTATGTGACGCGCGCCATCCAGGGCCTGTTCGTCGAAGGCGCTCTCGGCGCGGTGCTCACGGGCCTCATGGTGCTGCTGTTTCTGCGGGATTGGCGCAGTTCGCTCGTCGTGGTCTTGAACATTCCGCTCGCGATCCTCGCGTCGGTGACGGCGCTCTGGGTATCGGGTCAGACGATCAACATCATGACCCTGGGCGGGTTGGCGTTGGCTGTCGGCATCCTGGTCGACGAGGCGACAGTTACCATCGAGAACATCCACACCCGTCTTGCTGACGGCCGTAGCCTTGCCCGTGCCGCGAGCGAGGCCACCGCCGAGACGACGCTGCCCCGGTTCGTGGCCATGCTCTGCATTCTGGCGGTGTTCATTCCCGCCTTTTTCATGACCGGCGCTGCGCACAATCTGTTCGTGCCGCTGGCGTTGGCAGTCGGCTTCTCGATGGTGGGGTCGTATCTGCTTTCCAGTACCTTTGTGCCGGTGTTGTCGGTTTGGATGCTGCGCAATCCGAGCACGCACCACGGGCCGCAAGAGACGTTTTTCGATCGGCTGCGGGCTAGGTACGATCAGTTCGCGCGCGCGGTCATGAAACGACGGCGCACCATCGTGCTCTCCTATCTCGTGATCTGCGGCGCAACCATTTTCCTGATCGGCGGCTCTCTTGGCACCGAGATTTTTCCGATCGTCGATACCGGCCAGTTCCAATTGCATCTCCGGGCTCCGGCGGGAACGCGCATCGAGCGTACCGAGCAGATCGCGCTGCAGACACTCGACGTTATCAAGCGCGAGGTCGGGCCGGATAACGTGGACATCAGTCTCGGTTTTGTCGGCACGCAGCCGCCCAATTACCCGATCAATACCATTTATCTCTGGAGTTCCGGCTCCGAGGAAGCGGTGCTGCAAGTGCAGCTCAAGCGCGGCGCCGGGATCGGCATCGAGGAATTGAAGGAGCGGCTGCGTCAGAAATTGCCCCAGGAACTGGCAGGTGTGCGCTTCTCATTCGAGCCAAGCGATATCGTCAGCCAGGTGATGAGCTTCGGCGCGCCGACCCCGATCGAAGTAGCAGTGAGTGGGCCGAACCTCGCCGATAGCCGCCAATATGCCGACAAGCTGCGAGCGAAATTGTCACAGGTGCCGACGCTGCGAGACCTGGGATTCGAGCAGGAGCTCGATTACCCGACCGTAAAGGTCGCCGTAGACCGCGAGCGTGCGGGCGTTCTGGGCGTGACGGCGGATGACGTGGCGAAGTCGGTTGTCGCGGGCACATCATCCAGTCGCTACACATCCGCGAATTATTGGCCCGATCCCAAGTCCGGCATTGGCTATCAGGTGCAGGTCGAAATTCCCGAGCACCAGATGAATTCCCTGGAGGAGGTCAAGAACCTTCCCATTGCTCGCCGGTCGGGCCAACAAATCGACCTCCGCAATGTGGCCGGCGTGACCGACGGCACGGCGCTCGGCGAATACGATCGCTACAACATGCAGCGCATGCTGACACTCAGCGCCAATATCTACGGCGAGGATCTGGGTCGCGCGGCAGCCCGCGTGCAGCAGGCGATCAGCGATACGGGAAAGCCGTCAGATCGCGTGAACGTGACCGTGCGCGGGCAAGTCCAGCCGATGGCGGAGATGTTCGGAGGCCTGCGTCTGGGACTCTTGATGGCGGTGGGTGTCATCCTCCTGCTGCTGACCGCCAACTTCCAGTCGTTCCGGCTTTCCCTGGCGGTGGGGTTGACGATACCCGCCGTCCTCACCGGGGTTGTGCTCATGCTATGGCTCACCCGGACCACGCTGAACATTCAATCCTTCATGGGCGCGATCATGGCGATTGGCGTGGCCGTGGCAAACGCCATCCTGCTCGTGACTTTCGCCGAGCGCAGCCGGGTCGAGGGTCGTGAACCATGGGAGGCGGCGATAGAAGGCGCACGGAGCCGTCTGCGTCCGATCCTGATGACCAGTTTCGCGATGCTGGCCGGCATGGTGCCGATGGCGCTGGGTCTGGGAGAGGGCGGAGAGCAAAGTGCGCCGCTTGGGCGGGCGGTGATCGGCGGTCTTCTCGGCGCGACATGCGCTACGCTCGTCATCCTGCCTGCGATCCTGGCCATGCTCCAGTCACGGCATGCTCCGGTTTCCGCGTCGCTCGATCCTGACGACCCGCATAGCCACTATTTTGAGCCGGAGCAGCGGCTCGGGCCGGCGTGGGATCGTCACGACGGACGCGCCGAACACCATGCTCGGGCGGCGGAATAA
- a CDS encoding helix-turn-helix domain-containing protein, producing MPRNAGENVALPTLDYETWKELVRAMGGRFNPEGIDPKAFIGWLRPMSVFGLTAAEVSSNAQRVERTQRDVRLDGADHYIAIFQVAGQSAMTHNEQALRCDVGDVVLVDVARPATFFASVGAELWKSVALVLPRRSLVSHLGFEPRGGLYRRGGTAAGRLLLDLIRNPGEDGGSAHSCANSHMRIAVYDLVGALFAPVDPAPSRHADKLFMRVRSIIKDGFADPDFCPDEAAARAGISLRYLQKLFTQRGSTCSEFIYSFRLDQAARLLHRRAELAGNQHLSEIAYACGFRGYAHFARKFRHRFGHAPAARPAGFVHARQQPE from the coding sequence ATGCCACGAAATGCGGGCGAGAATGTCGCGCTGCCAACTCTGGATTATGAGACGTGGAAAGAACTCGTGCGCGCGATGGGCGGCCGGTTCAATCCGGAAGGTATCGATCCGAAGGCATTTATCGGCTGGCTGCGGCCCATGAGCGTCTTTGGGCTAACGGCAGCCGAGGTTAGTTCTAATGCTCAGCGAGTCGAGCGGACGCAGCGGGATGTTCGCCTCGATGGCGCGGACCACTACATCGCGATCTTTCAGGTCGCCGGCCAGTCCGCGATGACCCACAACGAACAGGCCTTGCGATGCGATGTAGGCGATGTCGTGCTGGTCGACGTGGCTCGGCCCGCGACGTTCTTTGCGAGCGTGGGGGCCGAGTTGTGGAAGTCCGTAGCCCTTGTTTTGCCGCGGCGGTCGCTCGTTTCCCACCTCGGATTCGAGCCACGCGGCGGGCTTTACCGGCGCGGCGGAACGGCTGCCGGGCGCCTCCTCCTTGATCTCATCCGGAATCCCGGCGAAGACGGAGGATCAGCCCACTCCTGTGCCAATTCCCACATGCGAATAGCTGTCTATGATCTTGTCGGCGCCCTCTTTGCACCGGTTGATCCGGCGCCGTCGCGTCATGCGGACAAGCTCTTCATGCGTGTCCGCAGCATCATCAAGGACGGTTTCGCGGATCCGGATTTTTGTCCGGACGAAGCCGCGGCGAGAGCGGGGATATCATTGCGCTATCTGCAGAAACTGTTCACGCAGCGCGGTTCGACCTGCAGTGAATTCATCTATTCGTTCCGTCTAGATCAGGCCGCACGTCTTCTGCATCGCCGGGCGGAGCTGGCCGGAAATCAACACCTCAGCGAGATTGCTTACGCTTGCGGCTTTCGCGGCTACGCACATTTCGCGAGAAAGTTTCGACACCGGTTCGGTCACGCACCAGCTGCACGTCCCGCAGGGTTTGTTCACGCCCGGCAGCAGCCCGAATGA
- a CDS encoding 3-oxoacyl-[acyl-carrier-protein] synthase III C-terminal domain-containing protein, protein MPKAALVSLATSVPPHVLLQKDVLTAAWDVFGARFPEFERFSSIFSNTGIVKRHGVKPFDWYLERRGWPERTEAFLEGAEALFVDVAEKALVSAQLTGGDIESVVTVSSTGIATPSLEARVARRMGFRSDVMRVPVFGLGCAGGVSGLSIASRLAQARPGANVLLVTIELCSLALRLDELTKANIVAVSLFGDGAAAIVLRAGDGGATQIEAAGEHLWPNTLGIMGWNVDPEGFGVIFRRTIPDFVTTHLNSAVTEILSSMRLSMEDIDRFICHPGGAKVIDALEGALALDQGTLSHERQTIADFGNMSSPTVLFVLELARAKGLPARSLLTALGPGFTASCVTLRHAA, encoded by the coding sequence ATGCCCAAGGCTGCCCTGGTCTCCCTTGCAACGTCGGTGCCTCCCCACGTGCTTTTGCAAAAGGACGTTCTGACGGCAGCCTGGGATGTCTTCGGCGCCCGCTTTCCTGAATTCGAACGGTTCTCAAGCATCTTTTCGAATACCGGAATCGTTAAGCGTCACGGCGTCAAGCCATTCGACTGGTATCTCGAACGACGAGGCTGGCCGGAACGCACCGAGGCCTTTCTCGAAGGAGCTGAAGCGCTATTTGTCGACGTCGCCGAGAAGGCGCTTGTGAGCGCACAACTTACTGGCGGCGATATCGAATCTGTCGTGACCGTCTCTTCAACGGGAATCGCAACACCAAGTCTCGAAGCGCGCGTCGCCCGCCGGATGGGTTTCCGGTCCGACGTAATGCGTGTACCGGTGTTTGGTCTCGGCTGTGCGGGCGGGGTTTCGGGTCTATCGATTGCGTCGCGCCTCGCCCAGGCTCGGCCAGGCGCCAACGTGCTGCTGGTCACGATCGAGCTCTGCTCTCTTGCACTTCGCCTGGACGAACTTACCAAGGCTAACATTGTGGCCGTGAGCCTGTTCGGCGACGGCGCTGCTGCAATCGTGCTGCGCGCGGGCGATGGCGGCGCGACGCAGATCGAGGCTGCCGGCGAACACCTTTGGCCGAATACGCTTGGCATCATGGGATGGAATGTCGACCCGGAAGGATTCGGCGTCATCTTTCGCCGCACTATACCTGACTTCGTCACGACGCATCTCAACTCCGCCGTGACGGAAATTCTCTCCAGCATGCGCCTTTCGATGGAAGACATTGACCGGTTCATCTGCCATCCCGGCGGCGCGAAGGTTATAGATGCATTGGAAGGCGCGCTCGCGCTCGACCAAGGAACGCTTTCCCATGAACGGCAGACTATCGCCGACTTTGGCAACATGTCGTCACCCACGGTATTGTTTGTGCTTGAGCTGGCTCGCGCGAAGGGGCTGCCGGCGCGGTCGCTGTTGACGGCGCTCGGACCCGGCTTCACCGCGAGCTGTGTCACGCTACGGCACGCTGCGTGA
- a CDS encoding isoprenylcysteine carboxylmethyltransferase family protein, with the protein MTFSELILGVVTLQRAGELVHSHSNTRKLLAGGAVEAAPRHYPLIVAVHAAWLLSLWVFGHDQPVNVVALAGYLILQCLRFWVIRTLGSRWTTRIIVLPGQPLVSAGPYRFLSHPNYAVVAGEIAVLPLVLGLPLLAVVFTILNAAVLAIRIRAENRALAASRETLCVAHHD; encoded by the coding sequence GTGACGTTTTCTGAACTCATCCTCGGCGTAGTCACGCTGCAGCGCGCCGGCGAACTCGTCCATTCACACTCTAACACTCGAAAGCTCCTGGCCGGCGGCGCCGTTGAGGCGGCACCCCGGCATTATCCGCTGATCGTCGCGGTTCATGCAGCCTGGCTGTTGTCGCTGTGGGTGTTCGGACACGATCAACCGGTGAATGTCGTTGCCCTGGCCGGCTACCTTATCCTTCAGTGCCTTCGCTTCTGGGTAATCCGGACGCTCGGCTCACGATGGACGACGCGGATTATTGTTCTGCCCGGACAGCCGCTCGTGTCGGCGGGACCCTATCGATTTCTGTCGCATCCTAACTATGCCGTGGTCGCTGGCGAGATCGCCGTGCTTCCGTTGGTTCTAGGTCTGCCGCTGCTGGCCGTCGTCTTCACCATCCTCAACGCTGCGGTTCTCGCGATCCGCATACGGGCCGAAAACCGCGCCCTCGCCGCATCCCGTGAGACATTGTGCGTGGCGCATCATGACTGA
- a CDS encoding efflux RND transporter periplasmic adaptor subunit, translating to MNFTGRTGIKVLVVVVGVGAASIVADWHLAASPSPVNSKRAESPPRVEVVRPHRATVAQRLQTNATLEAFEEADLFAKVSGYLSDVRVDIGDHVKAGQVLAVIDVPEMKQELAEAKAELESKKSSLESARRQLDHNKADVALQNALAKDREQLGEGRQFISDRTLDQVHANADIAKADLGVAEANRDLAANQVDVATATVEKIKTLLAYTQILAPFDGVVSRRQVNRGDLVQAATATRTTPSAGSLFTTQRIDTIRVFCDVPENDVPHLHVGDPAIVKPSGFDGKPFIGKVTRFSQHLDPETRNMRTEIDLPNSEERLYPGTYAEVSLEMNRRPDALTVPTGAVGSDGDGNFVYTITDNRITRLAVKTGLTDNGRIEVTAGLSEETPVVASTKGIPPLRTAVQPQMVRENS from the coding sequence ATGAATTTCACAGGTCGAACGGGCATAAAGGTCTTGGTGGTGGTGGTCGGCGTCGGCGCGGCGAGCATCGTTGCCGATTGGCATCTGGCGGCATCGCCATCGCCGGTGAATTCAAAGAGAGCAGAAAGTCCTCCGCGGGTCGAGGTTGTGCGTCCGCACCGCGCTACGGTGGCACAGCGTCTCCAAACTAACGCCACCCTCGAAGCCTTTGAGGAAGCGGATCTCTTCGCCAAGGTCTCGGGATACCTGTCCGATGTTCGCGTCGATATCGGCGATCACGTCAAGGCAGGTCAAGTGCTCGCGGTTATCGACGTTCCCGAAATGAAGCAGGAGCTTGCCGAAGCAAAGGCCGAGCTCGAATCCAAGAAAAGCTCGCTAGAGAGCGCGCGCCGCCAACTGGACCACAACAAGGCGGACGTAGCGCTTCAGAACGCCTTGGCGAAAGACCGGGAGCAACTGGGCGAGGGAAGGCAGTTCATCAGCGACCGGACACTCGATCAGGTCCACGCCAATGCGGATATCGCCAAGGCAGATCTCGGGGTTGCGGAAGCGAACCGCGACCTCGCGGCCAACCAGGTCGACGTTGCCACCGCGACCGTGGAGAAGATCAAGACTCTGCTCGCCTATACGCAGATTTTGGCGCCCTTCGATGGTGTGGTGTCTCGGCGCCAGGTGAACCGGGGCGATTTGGTCCAGGCCGCCACGGCCACGCGGACGACGCCGTCCGCAGGGTCACTTTTCACAACGCAGCGGATCGATACGATACGGGTGTTTTGCGACGTTCCTGAGAACGACGTACCTCACCTTCACGTCGGCGATCCGGCCATCGTCAAGCCGTCTGGTTTCGACGGTAAGCCATTCATCGGCAAGGTAACTCGCTTCTCGCAGCATCTCGACCCTGAGACCCGCAACATGCGCACCGAGATCGACCTTCCCAACTCGGAGGAACGGCTATATCCCGGCACGTATGCGGAGGTCTCACTGGAGATGAACCGGCGTCCCGATGCACTTACCGTACCCACCGGGGCTGTAGGTTCGGATGGCGACGGCAACTTTGTCTACACCATCACTGACAATCGCATCACACGCCTCGCCGTCAAGACGGGGCTCACCGATAACGGTCGCATCGAGGTGACTGCGGGCCTATCGGAGGAGACGCCGGTGGTGGCAAGCACCAAGGGCATCCCGCCACTGAGAACGGCGGTTCAGCCGCAGATGGTCCGGGAGAACTCCTAG
- a CDS encoding DUF3050 domain-containing protein, with amino-acid sequence MPKQDRYCLNTLRTQLLDHPVYAEVASVEDLRRFMEDHVFAVWDFMSLLKRLQQDLTCTKVPWFPAENTKAARLINDIVIGEETDVDPDGSYVSHLDLYLRAMADVGASTRQFDTFRSLARVGTPVEAAMMRTGVPPHVQVFVAHTMALAQSGSTEEVLAAFFYGREDIIPEMFSRLRTKLPAASNDNDPLRHFIYYIERHIELDGDSHGPMGRELLEALVAGSPQRDERALRAACNSIKARVELWNGTLSTLRDKRAA; translated from the coding sequence ATGCCGAAACAGGACCGTTACTGCCTCAACACCCTTCGCACGCAGCTGCTGGATCACCCCGTTTACGCGGAGGTCGCTTCCGTCGAGGATCTGCGGCGATTCATGGAAGATCATGTCTTCGCCGTCTGGGATTTCATGTCGCTCCTTAAGCGGCTGCAGCAAGACCTGACGTGCACAAAAGTGCCGTGGTTCCCGGCGGAAAACACTAAGGCTGCGCGCTTGATCAACGACATCGTGATCGGCGAGGAAACGGATGTCGATCCGGACGGCTCCTATGTTAGCCACCTCGATCTCTACCTCCGCGCCATGGCGGACGTCGGCGCCAGCACCCGTCAATTCGACACGTTTCGCTCGCTGGCGCGGGTCGGTACTCCGGTCGAAGCAGCTATGATGCGGACCGGTGTGCCGCCTCATGTGCAAGTATTTGTCGCGCATACGATGGCGCTGGCCCAGTCGGGGTCGACAGAAGAGGTCCTAGCGGCATTCTTTTACGGCCGCGAGGACATCATCCCGGAGATGTTCAGCAGGCTTAGAACGAAGCTCCCTGCCGCGAGCAACGACAACGATCCCTTGCGTCATTTCATCTACTACATCGAGCGGCACATCGAGCTCGATGGCGACAGTCACGGTCCAATGGGGCGAGAGTTGCTCGAAGCTTTGGTCGCGGGCTCGCCGCAAAGGGACGAGCGGGCTCTGCGCGCCGCGTGCAACAGCATCAAGGCCCGGGTCGAGCTTTGGAATGGCACGTTAAGCACACTTCGCGACAAGCGCGCGGCGTGA
- a CDS encoding sulfurtransferase/chromate resistance protein — translation MDDRKHSISPAILYARHGSEAAPIIVDVRRDADFAGAGTLVADAFHRSPDNVEECRTDLPSGRQIVTYCIHGCEVSQGVADALRLMGMEADFLEGGIADWTEQGLPTRRNIGPTPSKWVTREHPKIDRIACPWLIRRFIDPNAEFIYVPKDQVVAVAQQTGGITYDIDGVEFTHEGERCSFDTILRIYEINDPALDHLATIVRGADTSRHDLSPQCGGLFAISLGLSANFPDDHEMLNHGMVIYDALYTWCRSLQAETHNWPARAAGA, via the coding sequence ATGGACGACCGTAAACACTCCATTTCACCAGCAATCCTGTACGCACGGCACGGCTCCGAAGCGGCGCCAATCATCGTCGACGTGCGCCGCGACGCTGACTTTGCCGGCGCCGGAACGCTCGTGGCCGATGCGTTTCATCGCTCGCCGGACAACGTCGAAGAATGCCGAACTGATCTACCGAGCGGGCGCCAGATCGTCACCTACTGCATTCACGGATGTGAAGTCAGCCAGGGCGTGGCCGATGCATTGCGCCTCATGGGCATGGAGGCGGATTTTTTGGAAGGCGGTATCGCCGATTGGACTGAGCAGGGATTGCCGACCCGCCGCAACATCGGCCCTACCCCGAGCAAGTGGGTCACGCGAGAACACCCGAAGATCGACCGCATTGCCTGCCCTTGGTTGATCCGCCGCTTCATCGATCCGAATGCAGAGTTCATCTACGTTCCGAAGGATCAGGTCGTTGCGGTTGCCCAACAAACGGGTGGGATCACCTACGACATCGACGGCGTGGAATTCACGCATGAGGGCGAGCGCTGCTCGTTCGATACCATCCTGCGCATCTACGAGATCAATGATCCGGCGCTCGATCATCTAGCAACCATCGTTCGGGGTGCCGACACCTCGCGGCACGATCTGAGCCCTCAATGCGGCGGCCTGTTCGCGATCTCGCTCGGCCTCTCCGCGAACTTCCCGGATGACCACGAAATGCTGAATCACGGCATGGTCATCTACGACGCGCTCTACACCTGGTGCCGCTCTCTGCAAGCCGAGACGCACAACTGGCCGGCGCGCGCCGCGGGAGCCTGA
- a CDS encoding c-type cytochrome gives MPFCALLLTSAMMVGVAGIANAADETIKEKAAVCTPCHGEAGISGTENTPSLAGQPDAFLQWQLVFFRSGSRKSEVMQPMAEQLNNEDVRNLGAYFASLTPPKASAPDDNPDLSRKGAEAAAGRRCASCHGDTFAGTKAVARLAGQREDYLVKALHDYKSSLRVGGGVAAMADVAYPLSEEEITALAHYLAHL, from the coding sequence ATGCCCTTTTGCGCCTTGCTACTGACCTCCGCGATGATGGTTGGGGTGGCTGGAATTGCCAATGCAGCCGACGAGACGATCAAGGAAAAGGCGGCGGTATGCACCCCCTGTCATGGTGAAGCGGGTATATCCGGCACGGAAAACACTCCGTCGCTAGCCGGGCAACCCGATGCCTTCTTGCAGTGGCAACTAGTGTTCTTCCGCAGCGGCTCACGGAAAAGCGAAGTCATGCAGCCGATGGCCGAGCAACTCAACAATGAGGACGTTCGCAATCTCGGCGCCTATTTTGCCTCGCTGACGCCGCCGAAAGCTTCCGCACCCGATGACAATCCCGACTTGTCTAGGAAAGGTGCGGAGGCGGCCGCAGGACGGCGCTGTGCGTCATGCCACGGCGATACATTTGCCGGAACGAAAGCGGTTGCGCGTCTCGCCGGCCAGCGCGAGGACTACCTGGTCAAAGCGCTACATGACTACAAGTCAAGCTTGCGAGTCGGTGGTGGCGTGGCGGCGATGGCGGATGTCGCCTATCCCCTGAGCGAAGAGGAAATCACCGCGCTCGCGCACTATCTGGCGCATCTCTAG
- a CDS encoding Fe-Mn family superoxide dismutase, producing the protein MPYQAKPLSLDPKSIKGISEKVLVSHYENNYVGAVKRLNAIGAQLAELDFTKAPNFIVNGLKREELIAANSMILHEIYFDGLGGGAGASGALAEAITRDFGSLERWRAEFVAMGKAEGGGSGWVILSYSPRDKRLVNQWAADHTTTLAGGRPVLVLDMYEHAYHMDYGAAAARYVDIYMEAIRWDNAAKLYDQYSHEG; encoded by the coding sequence ATGCCATATCAAGCAAAACCCCTGTCACTCGACCCGAAGTCGATCAAGGGCATCTCGGAGAAGGTTCTCGTAAGCCATTATGAGAATAACTACGTTGGCGCCGTAAAGCGCCTCAACGCGATCGGCGCGCAGCTGGCCGAGCTCGATTTCACCAAGGCGCCGAATTTCATAGTCAACGGCCTGAAGCGCGAAGAGTTGATCGCCGCGAACTCGATGATCCTGCACGAGATATATTTCGACGGACTCGGTGGTGGTGCCGGCGCAAGCGGCGCGCTGGCGGAGGCTATCACCCGTGATTTCGGTAGCCTCGAGCGCTGGCGCGCGGAATTTGTCGCGATGGGCAAGGCAGAAGGCGGCGGTTCTGGCTGGGTGATCCTGTCCTACTCGCCACGCGACAAGCGCCTTGTGAACCAATGGGCGGCGGACCACACCACGACACTGGCCGGCGGTCGTCCGGTGCTGGTGCTCGACATGTACGAGCACGCCTATCACATGGACTATGGTGCGGCGGCGGCGCGCTATGTCGACATCTATATGGAGGCAATCCGCTGGGACAACGCTGCCAAGCTGTACGATCAGTACAGCCATGAAGGCTAG